The nucleotide window ccctcctcctcctcctctctctcccctcttcctcctcctccctcctcctcctcctctctctccccctcttctcctcctcctcctcctcctcctcctctctctccccctcttcctcctcctcctctctctccccctcttcctcctcctcctccctcctcctctctctccccctcttcctcctcctcctcctcctcctctctctcccctcttcctcctcctcctccctcctcttctctcccccctcttcctcctcctcctcctctctctccccctcttcctcctcctcctcctcctcctctctcccctcttcctcctcctcctcctcctctctcccctcctcctcctcctcctcctctcctccccctcttcctcctcctcctccctcctcctctcctccccctcttcctccctcctcctcctcctctctctccccccttcctcctcctcctcctcctcctctctctcccccttcctcctcctcctcctcctcctctctctcccccttccctcctcctcctcctcctcctccctctccccctcttcctcctcctcctcctcctcctcctctctccccctcttcctcctcctcctcctcctcctctctctccccctcttcctccctcctctcctcctcctctc belongs to Ornithorhynchus anatinus isolate Pmale09 chromosome 2, mOrnAna1.pri.v4, whole genome shotgun sequence and includes:
- the LOC114807610 gene encoding LOW QUALITY PROTEIN: formin-like protein 20 (The sequence of the model RefSeq protein was modified relative to this genomic sequence to represent the inferred CDS: deleted 3 bases in 2 codons), with product PPPPPPPPLPPPPPPPPPPLPPPPPPLSSLSSSSSSLSPLPPPPPPPPPPPLPPPPPPLSLPLLPPPPPPPPLSPPLPPPPPPPPPPPPLSPPLPPPPLSPPLPPPPPSSSLSPSSSSSSSSSLSPLPPPPPSSSLPPLPPPPPLSPPLPPPPPPPLSPLPPPPPPLSPPPPPPPPPPLPPPPPSSSPPPLPPSSSSSLSPLPPPPPPPLSPPSSSSSSSSLSPFPPPPPPPPSPPLPPPPPPPPSPPLPPPPPPPLSPPLPPSSPPPPPPPPLSPSSSPPPPPPPLPLPPPPPPFLLSLPPSSSPPPLSPPLPPPPPPPPLSPLPPPPPPPPLSPLFLLPPPPPPLSPPLPPPPPPPPPPLSPPLPPPP